The Peromyscus leucopus breed LL Stock chromosome 4, UCI_PerLeu_2.1, whole genome shotgun sequence genome segment GTGTGTCTTGGCCTCATTCTCTCTGGGGTATGCAATTACATATTTGCTTCCCTGCTCTACtttataaatacttaaaataaacaTACTTCACAGTTCAGAAAATAGAATGGTAACTCATATACTTAAATGTTATGAGGAAGTTCTATATTGTGTGCATAGAGAAAAAATTTGAAGCATATCAAAATATTAAGACAGATAATAGGTAgcctatttccttttttttttttttttttttttttttttggtttttcgagacagggtttctctgtgtagctttgcacctttcctggaactcacttggtatcccaggctgacctcgaattcacagagatccgcctggctctgcctcccaagtgctgggattaaaggcgtgcgccaccaccgcccggccctatttcctttttaatcacctgtattttctatttttctgtgatATACATTATGATTATCGTAGACCATTTAGGATTTTTGATGGTCTTAGAATACTATGGAGGTAGTAGTTTATAATAAGTCAGCATCATAAGTGGGAGTTGAGGACGTGACAGGCGGTCTTGGGTAGCCTTAAAGGGGAGAAAATGATACTGGCTAAAGGAAGCATGATCTGTAGAAAGCTTTGCCTATTTTTCTAATGCAAAGAGTTTATTAGCTGTACTCTGATGAGAGACACATTAGAGGAAGGAGAATGTGGAAAGAGACGTGGGTGTTTGTTGTCTTTGAGTCAACAAAGAACCATGGGTGTAGATGCTACTTTGACAGAAGAGATTTATCAAAGTAACAGCTGAGAATGTTCATCAGTTAGCTCCAGTAAAATTAAAGGATTACTTCATCGGATCAGGTGACAACACAGAGAAGTGATAAAAGTTTGAGAGAAATTGTGATGCTACTCTTCAAACCTCTTGTGTGCCTGGCCAGGTCCTTTTCCTTGTCCTCAGTGAGTGCTCCCAACTTGTGGCTTGTGCTTCGTTTCAGATGCAGAGAAATCACTTGGCGAGACACCTGCAAGAGAATACCCAGTTGCACATGAGACTGTTGGCCCAGGCTGTTCATAATGTAAGCCTTACTTTGCATTCATGTGATACTTACACTCCATCCCGGGGATGTTGTCCAGAAGACCCAAATTATGAAGAAACTATCAAACAGTTGGAAAGTCGCCTAGTAAAGCAGGACCATCAAATCCGGGAACTGACTGCCAAAATGGAAACTCAGAGCACAAATGTAAGCGAGCTCAAGCGAACCATTCGAACCCTTGAGGACAAAGTTGCTGAAATGGAAGCACAGCAGTGTAATGGGATTTACATTTGGAAGATTAGCAACTTTGGGATGCACTTGAAATCCCAAGAAGAGGAGAAACCTGTCGTCATTCACAGCCCTGGATTCTACACAGGCAGACCTGGGTACAAGCTGTGCATGCGCCTGCACCTTCAGTTACCAACGGCTCAGCGCTGTGCAAACTATATATCCCTGTTTGTCCACACAATGCAAGGAGAGTATGACAGCCATCTCCCCTGGCCCTTCCAGGGTACAATTCGCCTTACAATTCTTGATCAGTCTGAAGCAGTAATAAGGCAAAACCATGAAGAGGTCATGGATGCTAAGCCAGAGCTGCTTGCCTTCCAGCGTCCCACAATCCCACGGAACCCCAAAGGTTTTGGCTACGTAACATTTATGCACCTGGAAGCTTTAAGACAGGGAACCTTCGTTAAGGATGATACATTATTAGTACGCTGTGAAGTCTCTACCCGCTTTGATATGGGCGGCCTTCGGAAGGAGGGCTTCCAGCCACGAAGTACTGATGCAGGCGTGTAGCATCCATTTacttgtgttaaaaaaaaaactacaagccACACAGAAAACCAGTGCCTTCCTTGCCTGGTCCCAATAAACAATATTCAAACAAGCAGTGGGAGAGGTATGACTCCAGGCAGCAAACGTCATCAGTGAGGTCTTTCTACTTGTTACTGTTACAGATATCTGAGGTAGTTTTCATGGGAATCCACATGTCCTCTGTGTCTTCAAAAACTCAGCATTTGAAGGGCCTGTGGCACATCTGTTTGTTAATTACTGTACCTCTTCATTGTACTTCCATGGGCTTTTTCCATGTACTTCACTGTCAAAGTTAGTGTTAGGAGTTAGTGTCCTGAAGCTCAGTTGTTTAATAATCCTAGGTGCCTTAGAAACTTAGGCTTTTTTAGGACACCTGTGGACTGTATTAAACGTGAGAATCACTACTGCCTTGTGCTGACGCCAGGGAGAAAGTTGCTGCTCTGGTGCCGAGTTCTCATTTTAGTTGATGCCTGTGAATTTCAGAAGCTTTGAAGCACGATCCCTGGAAAGCCCAAGTTCTCATGTGCTCCCTTCCCCGTTGTTCACTAAGGGTCCGGGACTGCTTTAACCCTTACTGTTTAGTGTAAACACATTGTCTCCTGAGCACCAAGTGTTTCTTCCCTGCTTTCGTATTTGGAGGCTCCAGGCCGCAGCTTCTCCCGTTTGTAATGCTGTGGTAACGTGGTCTCCAGCTGTCGAGTGTTAGTGCCGTGTAAGCCGTCTGTCTGTTCAGTGCAGCGCAGTTTCCATGTCCGCATGCGTGTCTTCTGTTGCTCGAAAACACAAAATCACCAGCATAAACATTAAAAGTGATCCAGCTCATCGGCCATTAGACAGCATCTTATGGATGACTACAGAACTCTTACAGCCAGGAACCTTGTCAGCCCTCTTGACTACCTTTTGATTTAGCTTAGTTTATTGAAATCAATTTGATTtcctcaaggggctggagagagagttcagttgttaagagctggctgctcttccagaggactctggttcaattcccagcaccctcatggcaactcgcaactgtctgtaactccagttccaagggatcggACAGCcttatacagacatgcatgcaggcaaaacacgaaggcacataaaatataaataaataaaattgatttccTCAAAACAGAATTTGTTAAAACTTGAGAAGCTGTAGGTACTTGAGAGATGACTAAACCAAGGTTGGCCCTCATAGTGGTTGTATGGACACTCAACTTGAGTGGGTGGTGTCCAGCTCAATGCCGGTTCTGAGCCTATTCTGTAGAATGTACTGGTGTGGCCAGATGTTCCTAACGTGGGGAGGCAATTGTTATGCTGTTATATATTTGTTAATGGCCTGTGCATATAAAATACTGTGGAATCTAGTTCTCAGGGAGTCCTACAACTAATTAGAGCATTTATAAGGAACCTAAGGGGATGTCTACTGCTGTTTACACGAGATTGTTTAAGTTTTCTGGTAATAAGAAAAGGCACTGCTATCTCTGGCCACATCAGAGCCTCTGGGCCACGCTAGATCTGCCCTGCGTCTCCAGAGGACGCTCAGAGACCCTGGTGGAGGAGAAGAGTCTGCTTTTCCGTTGtagcctgccccctcccccacccccgcaagtGTCACTTccacctctccatcctctccatttctctctttgcttccattCTATCCGTAAAGGTGAGGGAAAGACCGTGTCCCCACCTTCCCACAAGCTCCTCGTGGTCACCAGTTGGTTTCCTGGTGGCCTGCGTCCTTGGCTGTGCCTTTAGCCCTAACCTCTTGCAGCACCTCCTGCCTAGGGAAACCTGCGTTGCCCCATTCCTGCAGTTTGCCACTGAATAAATGTGGGGGTTCTTGAAAAAGCAAGCCGTAGTtacttctgtatttattttgaaaatgtactCAACTATTTGAGGGCCtattttctgtatgtatttttatttttttaatattccatAGTCAACATTTTTATCAAAAGTTAAATGTCACCACAAACTATCAGCTGCTCTTCCCCTctccattttaaaaaaggaagtgatATTTAAAAGCTTCCTGgtcaaatttctatttaaaaaatgtctgtaTAAGGGTAGTAAGAACAGTCATTTCCTGCCTTggtttggccttttttttttttttttttttttttttttttaactccagcaTCTGAAATTTTTTGTTCAACTTTTCCCAGCATGATGATGTTCCTGCCTGTAAAGCAAGTTGGACTGGATGTTTCTAGTGTATGTGTTGAGAAGCTCAATGCCAAGCCACCAAACAATGACAATCCTGGCTTTACCAGTGGAAGAGCGCTGTGGCTGTCCCCACTGCTGACGCGAATGCTCTGACGTCCAGCTGACATGCATCTTAACGTAGTTTTATAACTTCCCACGCGTGGTGTTTGGAATAAGCCAACCAGTTACTTTATGAGACTCAGTCGCCATGAGTGCAGAGTGAAAATAATCAAGCTGACATTCAAAGACAACTCAGAATCAGCTTCTAACCTAGAAAGCTGGCTTCTTTATACACACTTCTTAGTTGTCTCTCATTTCTCCAGCTGGTCTGTAAGCATCTGACCTGTGTCTACAGTGTGGTGGCCATGGTTTCTTAACAATCTAGAGCattgctgtttttaaaatgttttcttccaaAAATGTCCAACTTTTACTCGAGAGTTTTCTCCAAGTCAAATATTTTCCTATTAGAAATCAGGCCAGTTGGTGATTATAACTTGGTGATTGGTTTCTGTCTGACTGTGACCGTTTCTGGCCGTTCAGAGActgaagaagaggtggaaaggatGAAGTAGAAAGCAAGAGCGCTTTTTTCACCCTAATAAAATCACCTGACAGGTGTTGGATGATTTCTCACAGTTACTTTTTATGACCGGCATAAAGTTGAACTTTATCAGTATGGAGAAAAGTAAGACTAACTTGTGAATTATGTGTGCAATTAGACTGTGTTCTCCTTACAGAGAAGTTGCTTGCTACTGCTTTATCTAGAGTTTCCTTAATCTCTTGTGtccagaaaatgttttaattactagAGAGGTGGTTCTAACTTAAGACTTTGAAGtcgtttttttttcccctgttatTAACCCACTTCCTTTCTGACATGCCTCAAATTCTCTTCATTGTCTTAACATAAAATGccattacttttgtttgtttgtttgttttgtggggtgtTTGGTGATTACTTTCCCAGATGCCCTAAGCGGGTGACTAGAACACAGTCAGTAGTCCTTTGATTGTTGTAGAAATACTCTCTAAGTGTCAGCATTCTCAGGACAGCTCTCACTTGTTTCATAGTTGGTGTGATTGTCTGTGGAATGGATTGGTGCTTCCcaattcccagaatccagaaAAATGAACCAAAATGTGATCAACCTGAACAACTTAACACTCAGTTACAAGCCTTGAGGTCATTTGAATGAAATTAACCTAGGTATTTCTCTGAATGTCACCTGTGTCCTTGATGTCTTAAACTGCTCAACCCCCACCCAAAAAATTCAGGTTAATAAAAAAATGGCACAGAAAAACAGTTCTAGTTGAAAACGTTGTGGAGTGTGGAGAGGTGCTCCTTAGCAGAACCAGTGTCGCCTTAGCAGAACCCAGCCCTACctgacagagaagggaagggtggCCTGCTGGACACTTGTCACTTAGAATGTAGCACAGTCTGTCTTCTAGAACCTCAGTTCTCTTCTGTGCAGGATCCAGGGAGGGCTGAAGTCTTGTTCTGGTCACTGCTCACCCCCTGTTAACATACTGTACATGGGCCTGAGCAGTCAGTGGTAACACTGAAAGCCAGGGTGGAAGGCCGCTGGTTTCTGGGTAGCCTGCTTGTCATGTCAGTTAATTGGGAAAGTGAATGTACTGCCTTCTGCTTTCTACCCAGCACTTTATCATAGCAGTTCTCCAAGATGGAGGACGGGGAAAGCCTAGTGCACATCTCACACCCAGCACCACCCGAGCGTCCGTTAGGTTGGCTCTGTTATGTGGAGTCACCTTTAATGCCGCTCTGTGTTCTCTTTAAGACTGTTCAGTCCTGAAATCATTACACAGCTTGGAGTTGTCTCAGATTTTCCTTGGAAacttgtgatattttattatgaTTCTTTAGAATACTTTATTGTAATTCTTTATTGTAAATTGTAGCCTTTGCTTTGTGCCAACTTAAAATTTGTGTAAATGTTATGTGCAACTTTAATCTTATTTGTCTACAGGAGTATTTTTCATAAATGATTTATTTGGAAGTTCCTGGTTATGCAGCATATTCTAATGTTGTTTTCTTACTTGAGTTAATTCCATGAGTAAGAGTATAATTTGGGGCACATTTTGCTAATAGATATGATTTCAGGATTATGTTCCCTGGGAACTAAAGTGATTTAGCACAGATACTATATTTAGAGTCAGGAGATAGATTGTTGTAGGGTCTCTGTGACCTCTGTGGCTAGCAGAATGATGATtcttgggagggaggaagacagttCAGTTCAGCACAAGTGTTAAAGTTGTTGTTAGTGCAGACTTCAGGAGTCTGACCCCAAGTGGTTTATCTGGGGCATATGTAAGCACAGCACAGTTTGGTGAAAACTTTTCTGCTGGTAATTAATTCAATCCTGTGTATacaataaaacatacataaatctGTTTGAGGAACAAAGTAATCAAAATACATATCTGATTTAACCATATCAAAACTTTAGAAAGTGCACATGACACCTTCCATAATGGGTTCTGTAGACTGGCTAGAAAAACAAGCTTTTGATAAGGGTCTGGAGGAGGGTCAGGTGTGGTCTGCCACACAGATGGCACAAAGGTCACCAAACTGGAACACTTGTCTGTTCCCAGCCTCTGATGGATAACAACAGGTTATGCATTCCTTCTCTTGAAGGAACAGCCCTGTGTGCTAACATTCCACGTTCCCCTAGTGTTTATCCATAAGCACAAGGACCTCCATGCCTCCTACATATTTGACTTCTGCTGACCACATATGTTCAGCTTTATTTGTGACAGTCTACCTGTAAAGTCGGAACTAGAATTTGAAATTTAGATATTATGGAGTGGGGAACATTAATGCCTAGGTCTATTTTTGAAGGTATTTTGTAGACTTAGGGAGGCCACTTATAATTTTATAACtgaaaaactaaagagaaatctgactttaaaaatcaaaatgtgccgggcggtggtggcgcacgcctttaatcccagcactcgggaggcagagccaggcggatctctgtgagttcgaggccagcctgggctaccaagtgagatccaggaaaggcgcaaagctacacaagagaaaccctgtctcggaaaaccaaaaaaaataaataaataaataaaaaataaaaataaaaatgcaatggtCAGATGGTCCCAAGCCTACTGTGCTCAGAGTTCTGCTGTGGACTTGGTAAGGGTTCTTTCTAATGCTTTGGACTCTGAGAATATGTGCTGTATGAGGGGGGAGGGTAAAGATAAGGTGTGGGTTGTAATGTTAGGTTTCAATTGAGCAGGTTTGTTTAGGAACAGATGGAAATAATTGTCCAGATTCAGTGCCCCACACCAGCCACAGTGCCATGTGATGCTATGTAAGGCAAGCCCTTCGTGGCCCCTACCAACTGCCTAGCCTCACATGGTCTCCCTCAAGCCAATGTAGCTGATTGCAGGATTGATGCAGAGCAAAGGTCTGAGGTTACTATGCTAAGAAGGCTCACTGCACTCCATCTAATAGATAAGTATGACATCTTTCAAAACCCAGATCACAAATGTCCACTCACACTCCTCTTGCAAGTCCAACTTTCATTTGTGCCTTAGCTGTAAAGATATGACCAAAACAACATGCCTTGAATTTTTTTGAACATAAGTGTAGGTTGACAtatctcctccccttctttccttaTCAGCCTGTACAGTATACTATTGCACAGTATCTTTACAAATGAGTATCCAAATATTGCAATggttttaataaaataacaagatTGATTTGCTTTAGTGTTACTCTGTTTAGGGTATTGGGCGTCAGTatgacaagaagaaaacaaataccagGCACTAGTTTCtattggaaatttttaaaaaatcacaaatacCTTGACCCTTCAGAAACAATAATGAGGACTCACTGTTGTCCCTAATTTCGGCAATCAATGATTTCTGGCCTGAAGCTTCAAGTCTGTTTGAAATACAAGCCCAGAGACAAAGTTTTCTTCATTGTGGGCCCAGTGAAAAACATGTGACTACATGAATTGATTTCCGACAAAAACTCCATTCTCCCCATTTCCACGCCTGAGGATTcgctctgcctccccctccttaGCAATCTCCCCtagtgttttgtttctgtgtatgaCTTTTGCcgccatgtatgcctgcacaccatgtgtgtgccaggtgccctgggaggccagaagagggcattggatcccctgggactggggctacagatggttgtgagctcttAACTGAGTACTCttaactaagccatctctcagttAAGGGGTATTtatgtgtttctttgtctttaaaataaagctGCTCCCATTATAGGACTAGTAAAAGATTTTGTAGCCTTTTTATCTAAAATTGACTCAGCAACCCTGAGGACAATATGAAGCTGGTAAGACATGTGAGTGCTTTAGAAGATGCCACATTAATTTTAAATTCCAAACATGAAACACTGTTAATCCTAGAAAAACCTATTTGTTAATTTAGCATTCCACTTCTGTTTTTGGTAAGCTGTTCACTCTGTGActgttttcatgtttttacttaatttttgtttgtaCACGTTCATGTCGggatatgcatgcatataaagtGCACATTGgggatacacatgcacatatgtccATGTTGAGGTTACATCTGCaacatgtgtgcatatggagtCCAGAGGTCAATCACTGTTGGGGTGTCTTCCTTGATGGCTCTCCCCCCTTATTTtgtgaggcaggctctctcactgaacctggagctcactgatttgcctAGACGGGCCAGTGCGCTCTAGGGATCGATCCACTTTTCTTGGTCTCCATCCCCaacagtgctggagttacagctccatgcctggctttcttacatgggggttgggggttgaacttgggtcctgaCGCCTTTCACCAGCTGAGCCAGCAACTCAACCTGTGTCCACATTTTATTGCGCTTTATATTAGGACCAGCATGAGCAAGAGTACTTCACACTGTGACAACCTTACAAAAATAATCCTTTGGTTTTGAGTGTCCTGCCTCTGAAATGCCTGAGGCAGCCAACGGAGAAAGAAGGTTTGCTGTGGCTCATGCTTTAGGGTGATTTGGTCCATGGCTGACCCTGCTGCTTTGGGCTTCTGGCACACTAGGCCTCAGAGTGTACATTCCCGATATGCTTAACTCCCTCCAACAGGCCCACCTCTTAGAAGTTCCACTGTCTCAGAATGCTGCCCCGGACTGAAGCACATGGCCTGctggggacatttcagatccaaattATAGCAGTTGAGTTGgagatttttacattttaatatgaaaCTATGTGCTGTAGGATAATggttttgtacactggtttaataaaacactgattggccagtagccaggcaggaaatataggtggggtaagcagacaaggagaattctgggaagaggaaagctgagtcaggagtcgccatccagacacagaggaggcaagatgacaaggcagaactgagaaaaggtaccaagccacgtgactaaacataaataagaattatgggttcatttaagtgtcagagctagtcagtaataagcctgagctaatggctgagcagttataattaatataagcctctgtgtgcttacttgagggacatgagtgggaaagaCTTGTCCCGACTGCCAGCCAGGCAGGACCCGAGAAATTTCCGGCTACAACTATGTCTGATCACAGACTTCATACT includes the following:
- the Traf6 gene encoding TNF receptor-associated factor 6; the encoded protein is MSLLNCEHSCGSSQSSSDCCAAMASSCSAAMKDDSVGGSASTGNLSSSFLEEIQGYDVEFDPPLESKYECPICLMALREAVQTPCGHRFCKACIIKSIRDAGHKCPVDNEILLENQLFPDNFAKREILSLMVKCPNKGCLEKMELRHLEDHQAHCEFALMNCPQCQRPFQKCQFNIHIIEDCPRRLVSCVNCAVSMPFEEKEIHDQSCPLANIICEYCGTILIREQMPNHYDLDCPTAPIPCTFSVFGCHEKMQRNHLARHLQENTQLHMRLLAQAVHNVSLTLHSCDTYTPSRGCCPEDPNYEETIKQLESRLVKQDHQIRELTAKMETQSTNVSELKRTIRTLEDKVAEMEAQQCNGIYIWKISNFGMHLKSQEEEKPVVIHSPGFYTGRPGYKLCMRLHLQLPTAQRCANYISLFVHTMQGEYDSHLPWPFQGTIRLTILDQSEAVIRQNHEEVMDAKPELLAFQRPTIPRNPKGFGYVTFMHLEALRQGTFVKDDTLLVRCEVSTRFDMGGLRKEGFQPRSTDAGV